The Candidatus Omnitrophota bacterium DNA segment CCATTTAAAACATGGGTTCACTGGGTAATATATGACATTCCTAAGGAAACTAATAAGCTTGATGCAGGAATTCCTCCTAAAGAAATATTAGATTTTGGAGCAAAACAAGGAATAAATGATTTTGGTAACATTGGCTATGGTGGGCCATGTCCTCCCCCTGGAAAACCTCATCGTTATTTTTTTAAAATCTTTGCCTTGAAAAAAAGGCTCAATCTTCCTCCTGGTTTAGACAAGGAAAGTGTTCTTAAAGCGATGGAAGGGAATATTATTGAAGAAGCAGAATTGGTAGGTAAATATAAGAGATAGATGTATAAAATAATCCTTTTGGGAGTTATTCAGGGTATAACCGAGTTTCTACCCATCAGCAGTTCTGGACATTTAATTATTTTCTCATGGTTATTTAAAGAAAAAATTTCTTTAAGTTCAGTGGTATTTTTCCATGCAGGAACTTTGCTAGCTCTTCTGTGATTAAAGGAGGAATATCTTTTTTAAGAAATAAAAACATTAACAAATCAGAGGAAGGGAAGATATTCT contains these protein-coding regions:
- a CDS encoding YbhB/YbcL family Raf kinase inhibitor-like protein, with amino-acid sequence MNKLNLFLIIIFAMLKNAFAIEITSSSFESNEFIPPKFTCQGENISPHLAWKYFPEETESFVIICDDPDAPFKTWVHWVIYDIPKETNKLDAGIPPKEILDFGAKQGINDFGNIGYGGPCPPPGKPHRYFFKIFALKKRLNLPPGLDKESVLKAMEGNIIEEAELVGKYKR